A window of the Tripterygium wilfordii isolate XIE 37 chromosome 12, ASM1340144v1, whole genome shotgun sequence genome harbors these coding sequences:
- the LOC120010397 gene encoding cinnamoyl-CoA reductase-like SNL6 produces MRIVRPEEIMGTDLEDHHRALQAFAGGGVHWRKDEEELKDWRVSSKVVNDCEEEKKIVCVTSGVSYLGLAIVNKLICHGYSVRTLVDNQEDIEKLREMEISGEIRPNNNMVEPVIGNLTEVESLLRAFEGCCGVFHTSAFADSAGVSGYTKSIADIEAKVCENVMKASARTPSVKKCVLTSSLLACLWRDGSRQNLSPVVDHECWSDESVCLNKKLWLALGKLKAERAAWSIAMEEGLSLVSICPGLITGPKFFHENSTASIAYLKGAREMFSDGLLATVDVNRLAEAHLCVFEATNRRAVGRFICYDQVIDEEEEAEKLAKQMGLPVNRICGSEFGNTPLRFHLSNRKLSNLMSRTLKPCHNES; encoded by the exons ATGAGGATTGTGCGGCCAGAGGAGATCATGGGGACGGACCTAGAAGACCACCACCGCGCACTGCAAGCATTCGCCGGTGGCGGCGTCCACTGGAGAAAAGATGAGGAAGAATTGAAGGACTGGCGAGTTTCATCCAAAGTAGTGAATGATTgtgaagaggagaagaagattgtTTGTGTCACTAGTGGCGTCTCCTACTTAGGCCTTGCCATTGTAAACAAACTCATATGTCATGGTTACTCCGTCCGAACCCTCGTCGACAACCAAG AGGACATAGAGAAACTGAGGGAGATGGAAATATCTGGGGAGATAAGGCCAAATAACAATATGGTGGAGCCAGTTATTGGGAATTTGACAGAAGTTGAAAGCTTATTGAGAGCATTTGAGGGGTGTTGTGGAGTATTTCACACCTCTGCATTTGCTGATTCTGCCGGTGTCTCTGGTTACACT AAGTCCATCGCTGACATTGAAGCGAAGGTGTGCGAGAATGTGATGAAGGCTAGCGCAAGAACACCCTCAGTGAAGAAATGCGTGCTCACATCTTCACTTTTggcttgcctatggagagacGGCAGCCGCCAAAACCTCTCTCCAGTGGTTGATCATGAGTGCTGGAGTGATGAATCAGTCTGCCTAAACAAAAAG CTCTGGCTCGCATTAGGTAAGCTGAAGGCAGAGAGAGCTGCATGGAGTATAGCCATGGAGGAGGGTTTAAGCTTGGTCAGCATCTGTCCAGGTCTCATTACAGGTCCCAAGTTCTTTCATGAAAACTCAACAGCATCAATAGCTTACCTAAAAG GTGCAAGGGAAATGTTTTCAGATGGGTTGCTAGCGACAGTGGATGTGAATAGATTGGCAGAGGCACATTTGTGTGTCTTTGAGGCAACTAACAGGAGGGCTGTTGGTAGATTTATCTGCTATGATCAAGTAAtagatgaagaagaggaggcaGAAAAATTGGCTAAGCAAATGGGTCTGCCGGTAAACAGGATATGTGGGAGTGAATTTGGTAATACACCATTGAGGTTTCACTTGTCAAACAGGAAGCTCTCCAATCTAATGTCAAGAACTCTCAAACCTTGTCACAATGAGAGTTGA